One Polyangiaceae bacterium DNA window includes the following coding sequences:
- a CDS encoding class II glutamine amidotransferase produces MCRVLAYLGEPILMEDLLYKPDVSFVNQTHQAALLNRLNLAGSGFLAWDAQSERPDLPFVYRSTQLPIYDRNLQALAAKVRATCLLGHLRGVPYHVRSIISEQNLHPFLFDNTRLALAHNGQLAHFDEMKFALLPHMKPDLARVVRGTTDSEWFYALLLSQLDDPHADLGAQDICTGVIKALKIIAETRRKMRIRTFSPMNLFLSDGNDLVAVCYTFGLGNYEGLGDDYHPPDEKLLRIWYTTGKSYGFYDGEWRMDHAREEATSCIVASEPLTRDQSTWTSVPLQHLVYLRRSSAQPMIEVVPLAIE; encoded by the coding sequence ATGTGTCGCGTCCTTGCCTATCTCGGCGAGCCAATCCTGATGGAGGATTTGCTCTACAAGCCCGACGTCTCCTTCGTCAATCAAACCCACCAAGCAGCCCTTCTGAATCGCTTGAACCTCGCCGGTTCGGGGTTTCTCGCCTGGGATGCCCAAAGCGAACGCCCCGACTTGCCTTTCGTTTACCGCAGCACGCAACTGCCCATTTACGATAGGAACCTGCAGGCCCTTGCCGCAAAAGTACGCGCCACCTGCTTGCTCGGTCATTTGCGTGGCGTTCCTTATCACGTGCGATCCATCATCAGCGAACAAAACCTGCATCCGTTCTTGTTCGACAATACCCGCCTGGCCCTGGCCCACAATGGTCAATTGGCCCATTTCGACGAAATGAAATTCGCGCTCTTGCCGCACATGAAGCCCGATCTCGCGCGCGTCGTCCGCGGCACGACCGACAGCGAGTGGTTCTATGCGCTCTTGCTCTCGCAGCTCGACGACCCGCACGCCGACCTAGGCGCACAAGACATATGCACGGGCGTCATCAAAGCGCTGAAAATCATTGCCGAGACGCGTCGTAAAATGCGTATTCGCACCTTTTCACCCATGAACCTTTTTCTCTCGGATGGCAACGATCTCGTCGCCGTCTGCTATACCTTCGGACTCGGCAATTACGAAGGTCTCGGGGACGATTACCATCCACCGGACGAGAAACTCCTGCGCATCTGGTACACGACGGGCAAATCATACGGGTTTTATGACGGCGAATGGCGCATGGATCATGCTCGTGAAGAAGCCACTTCGTGCATCGTCGCATCGGAGCCGCTCACACGTGACCAATCGACGTGGACCTCCGTGCCGCTCCAGCATCTCGTGTACCTGCGTCGAAGCAGCGCGCAACCCATGATCGAAGTCGTACCGCTCGCCATCGAGTGA
- a CDS encoding GAF domain-containing protein, protein MKVKKLERAYQAFIRCHNVVSSATSEAQLLSDVCHVAVHDLGFKLAWVGLTSPVDKIVRPVAQAGYEAGYLASIRITWADDAHGQGPTGRAIRERRPHIARDIATDDRFAPWRTDALARGYASSAALPLLDGPRCLGALNLYAAEPNAFDDDEIALLEEMALDLVLGQTRLRAASWASIDIGRAEAICTAVASIAHDLNNLLQVTSISIELASSANAQTYRDESFRDAAESTAAATALVRQLMSLSRRGIEHQQHTCVDEIVQSSVTLLARLAPNAKLELETMAGTARVHVASLDLLRILINLVVNAGQAMKHGGRVRIRTEVCRVGASEVRCLDRWLPAGTYVCLSVADTGEGIAPEHLPRIFDTFFTTKGERGTGLGLPVVLGFARAGGGDVAVDSQVGSGARFRIYLPIVTMQAERQLQSMAMV, encoded by the coding sequence ATGAAGGTGAAGAAACTCGAGCGAGCGTACCAGGCCTTCATCCGCTGCCATAACGTTGTCTCCTCTGCCACGAGCGAGGCTCAGCTCCTGAGCGATGTATGCCACGTCGCGGTTCATGATCTGGGGTTCAAGCTCGCGTGGGTGGGGCTTACTTCGCCCGTGGACAAAATCGTTCGACCGGTCGCTCAGGCCGGTTATGAGGCAGGATATCTCGCGTCGATCCGCATCACGTGGGCGGACGATGCCCACGGGCAAGGGCCCACGGGCCGCGCAATTCGCGAGCGGCGGCCGCACATCGCTCGCGATATCGCAACGGACGACCGCTTCGCTCCATGGCGTACCGACGCGCTCGCTCGCGGGTATGCATCTTCCGCGGCGCTACCGCTGCTCGACGGCCCGCGCTGCTTGGGGGCGCTCAACCTGTATGCGGCAGAGCCAAACGCCTTCGACGACGATGAAATCGCGCTGCTCGAGGAAATGGCGCTCGATTTGGTGCTCGGACAAACTCGGCTGCGCGCCGCATCTTGGGCGTCGATCGACATCGGCCGAGCCGAAGCGATATGCACCGCCGTTGCCTCGATCGCCCATGATCTCAACAACTTGCTCCAGGTAACCTCCATCTCCATCGAGCTGGCATCCAGCGCCAACGCGCAAACGTATCGCGACGAGAGCTTTCGCGACGCCGCGGAATCCACGGCCGCAGCCACAGCGCTCGTACGCCAGCTCATGTCCCTGTCGAGGCGCGGCATCGAGCACCAGCAGCACACATGCGTAGACGAAATCGTCCAAAGCTCGGTGACCTTGCTCGCACGGCTTGCGCCGAATGCAAAGCTCGAGCTCGAGACGATGGCGGGCACCGCGCGCGTCCATGTCGCGTCGCTCGATCTGCTCCGCATCTTGATCAATTTGGTGGTCAATGCAGGTCAAGCCATGAAGCACGGTGGGCGCGTGCGCATCCGCACGGAGGTTTGTCGGGTGGGCGCCAGCGAAGTTCGGTGTTTGGATCGATGGCTTCCCGCAGGTACCTACGTTTGCCTGTCGGTCGCCGATACTGGCGAGGGCATTGCACCGGAGCACCTGCCCCGCATTTTCGATACTTTTTTCACGACCAAGGGTGAGCGTGGAACGGGCCTTGGATTGCCCGTGGTATTGGGGTTTGCCCGGGCGGGCGGCGGGGATGTCGCGGTGGATTCGCAGGTGGGATCGGGCGCGCGCTTCAGAATTTATTTGCCCATCGTTACCATGCAAGCCGAGCGGCAACTTCAATCGATGGCGATGGTCTGA
- a CDS encoding prolipoprotein diacylglyceryl transferase, translating to MAFASSSRAGVSTWIESIHAHRVPAWALFQCLAVACMIAWFMWRTRQVDRRLRVSLLLALPGAAIGALTLGLVLRIPAWVASGFDLKQLLGLGVMAYGALFGLVGAHAWVTRLYKLDVADALDRLAPTLGLLVLFGRAGCFVAGCDFGFTSALPWAIRYPQKTAAFFAHLDRGWIAASAEHSLAVHPAQLYEAAVGLAMILVGLWVERREQRRGMVLAAVAATYAIGRLGVDFYRGDERPMLGALSLPQWISIAVLGWVIAWKLERERAHDTIEGTRPQ from the coding sequence ATGGCGTTTGCTTCGAGCTCGCGTGCTGGCGTAAGCACGTGGATTGAATCGATACATGCGCATCGGGTTCCGGCCTGGGCGCTTTTTCAATGCCTCGCGGTCGCATGCATGATTGCGTGGTTCATGTGGCGCACGCGTCAAGTTGATCGAAGGCTCCGTGTTTCATTGCTGCTTGCGCTTCCGGGGGCCGCCATTGGAGCATTGACGTTGGGGCTCGTTTTGCGAATTCCGGCGTGGGTTGCATCGGGGTTTGATTTGAAGCAGCTATTGGGTCTGGGAGTGATGGCGTATGGCGCACTCTTCGGGCTCGTTGGGGCTCACGCATGGGTCACGCGACTGTACAAGCTCGACGTGGCCGATGCACTCGATCGATTGGCGCCTACGTTGGGGCTGCTCGTTCTGTTTGGCCGGGCTGGTTGTTTTGTCGCTGGTTGTGATTTCGGCTTTACGAGCGCGCTTCCTTGGGCCATTCGTTATCCACAAAAGACGGCGGCGTTTTTTGCGCATTTGGATCGCGGCTGGATAGCTGCTTCGGCCGAGCATTCGCTCGCCGTGCATCCGGCGCAGCTTTACGAAGCGGCCGTGGGGCTTGCGATGATATTGGTGGGGCTTTGGGTGGAGCGGCGGGAGCAGCGTCGAGGAATGGTGCTTGCGGCGGTCGCTGCGACGTATGCGATTGGGCGATTGGGTGTCGACTTTTATCGAGGTGATGAACGACCGATGCTGGGCGCGTTGTCGCTCCCGCAATGGATCAGCATTGCGGTGCTCGGGTGGGTGATTGCGTGGAAATTGGAGCGTGAACGTGCGCATGACACGATTGAGGGGACGCGCCCGCAGTGA
- a CDS encoding SUMF1/EgtB/PvdO family nonheme iron enzyme, with translation MNTRNRWPSPVMMVLASVALLAVTLPVPSNASAKGRGCPADMANIGGKYCIDRYEAHTVEIIGKNKTRSHSPYVPVDGLRVRAVSKKGKVPQGYISRDQAAEACANAGKRLCTDDEWIGACRGKKPTTYPYGEQHVAGRCNDKGVSSFNALYGLGGAAPSKDAYSFENMNNPQLNKMKGTVAKSGAHKKCRSSYGVYDMVGNLHEWTASKSGTFRGGYYLDVHQNGDGCEYKTTAHNGRYHDYSTGFRCCK, from the coding sequence ATGAACACCCGAAACCGATGGCCTTCTCCGGTGATGATGGTGCTCGCGAGCGTCGCTCTGCTCGCGGTGACGCTCCCGGTGCCGTCGAATGCTTCGGCCAAGGGGCGAGGTTGTCCCGCGGACATGGCGAACATCGGCGGCAAGTACTGCATCGATCGGTACGAGGCGCATACCGTCGAAATCATTGGCAAAAACAAGACGCGTTCACATTCGCCCTACGTGCCCGTCGATGGCTTGCGCGTTCGAGCCGTGAGCAAAAAAGGCAAAGTGCCTCAAGGCTACATCAGCCGCGATCAGGCCGCCGAAGCATGCGCGAACGCGGGCAAACGCTTGTGCACCGACGATGAATGGATCGGCGCCTGTCGCGGCAAAAAGCCCACGACGTATCCCTATGGCGAACAGCACGTCGCGGGGCGCTGCAACGACAAGGGCGTGTCGTCATTCAACGCGCTCTATGGTTTAGGCGGCGCAGCGCCGTCCAAAGACGCCTATTCGTTCGAGAACATGAACAATCCGCAGCTCAACAAGATGAAAGGCACCGTCGCCAAGAGCGGCGCGCACAAGAAGTGCCGATCGAGCTACGGCGTCTACGACATGGTGGGCAATCTGCACGAATGGACCGCGTCGAAATCCGGCACGTTCCGCGGTGGGTATTACCTGGACGTGCACCAAAATGGCGATGGCTGCGAGTACAAAACCACCGCCCACAACGGCCGCTACCACGACTATTCGACGGGTTTTCGCTGCTGCAAGTGA
- the ubiG gene encoding 3-demethylubiquinone-9 3-O-methyltransferase: MSAIEDRKHVNNAYFDTLANDWYDAWDSPVALLRQESLAKLAWAIPLLTQKAVSTVLDVGCGAGLVSNVLASHGFRVTGVDFSKDALAVACAHAPRDNPPDYQWGDAYALPFADRAFDAVVAFDFLEHVTSPKGIISEVKRVLRPGGVFLFHTFNRNPLSHIVVIKALEWFVKNTPPKLHTIDLFIRPSELRRMLRDAGFAKPEFHGLRPVINRALFDLLRTGVVSPAFQFTETSSTLVSYCGSCVASP, translated from the coding sequence ATGAGCGCCATCGAGGACCGAAAACACGTCAATAACGCCTATTTCGATACGTTGGCCAATGACTGGTACGACGCGTGGGATTCGCCCGTTGCTCTCTTGAGGCAGGAAAGTCTAGCGAAGCTGGCATGGGCAATCCCGCTCTTGACGCAAAAGGCCGTATCGACCGTCCTCGACGTTGGTTGCGGTGCGGGGCTCGTATCGAACGTATTGGCAAGTCACGGATTTCGCGTAACGGGTGTGGACTTTTCGAAAGATGCATTGGCCGTGGCGTGCGCGCACGCACCGCGAGACAACCCGCCCGATTACCAGTGGGGCGACGCGTATGCGCTTCCATTTGCCGACCGAGCTTTCGATGCCGTCGTCGCCTTCGACTTTCTGGAGCACGTGACATCGCCGAAGGGAATCATCTCCGAGGTCAAACGCGTTCTCCGTCCCGGCGGGGTTTTTCTATTTCATACCTTCAATCGCAATCCTCTTTCGCATATCGTCGTCATCAAGGCTCTCGAGTGGTTCGTGAAGAATACGCCGCCAAAGCTGCATACGATCGATCTTTTCATACGCCCGTCGGAGCTTCGCCGAATGTTGCGCGACGCTGGTTTTGCCAAACCCGAGTTTCATGGTCTGCGCCCCGTCATCAATCGTGCGCTTTTCGATCTGCTCCGAACGGGCGTCGTGTCGCCGGCATTTCAGTTCACGGAGACGTCGTCCACGCTCGTGTCCTACTGCGGCTCCTGCGTTGCCTCGCCGTGA
- a CDS encoding ABC transporter substrate-binding protein: MATLAASGSAALVGCTSESLPLPPPLVEKDAAPRRGGTLRFSLGEDVKTLDPARTIDQVSLIVGNLMHDTLLDFAPSNAPNPTALVPSLASSWSVSEDGKTLQFELREGVRFSDGQPVLAEDYAYGFDRLLAPETASPAAQFFRGIDGATARVEGHAKEVRGIRVLGPRTLEIHLERPDPSFPLLLALVGSTPQKRSHVERVGQGISERPLGTGPFVLREFRPAQEVVLDRNPFYWNGDRPYLDSIRLRLNLPRETMLFAFLHGELDILDGRICSDAILLAREPAWAPFTERMPLPGTTADAMNTRRKPFDDKRVRQAFNYAISKTDTERLSNGRAIPANGYLPPTVPGHDASRPVWPHDPAKARKLLTEAGYARGLEVTFTTLRDEMAQKIALSMQADLAKVGVRMNIETLTFPAYINAVMQGHMEFAFSSWTMDVPDPWDFLEVKFHSRMIDAGTNDSRYANPEVDRLLDAARTERNVEKRLSMYRQAENIIVDDCPHVWHYFLASLDVRKPHVRGPIRHPARDIFLRDTYLVGA, from the coding sequence TTGGCGACACTGGCCGCCTCGGGCTCGGCTGCGCTCGTGGGCTGCACCTCGGAAAGCCTCCCGCTTCCGCCGCCTTTGGTCGAAAAAGATGCCGCGCCAAGGCGCGGGGGAACGCTGCGGTTTTCGCTTGGTGAAGACGTCAAGACGCTCGATCCCGCTCGAACGATCGATCAGGTTTCGTTGATCGTTGGCAACCTCATGCACGACACGCTCCTCGATTTCGCGCCCTCGAATGCGCCAAACCCGACAGCTTTGGTCCCTTCGCTCGCGTCGTCGTGGTCGGTATCCGAGGATGGGAAAACGCTGCAATTCGAATTGCGTGAGGGTGTGCGTTTTTCCGATGGGCAGCCGGTGCTCGCGGAGGATTACGCGTACGGCTTCGACCGGCTCTTGGCGCCTGAAACGGCGTCTCCAGCGGCGCAGTTTTTCCGGGGCATCGACGGTGCGACGGCTCGGGTCGAAGGACACGCGAAAGAAGTTCGAGGCATTCGCGTTCTCGGGCCGCGAACGCTCGAAATACACCTCGAACGTCCGGATCCATCCTTTCCGCTGCTCTTGGCGCTCGTGGGTTCGACCCCGCAAAAGCGCAGCCATGTCGAACGCGTCGGGCAAGGGATTTCCGAGCGGCCGCTGGGCACCGGGCCCTTTGTATTGCGAGAATTTCGTCCAGCGCAAGAAGTGGTGCTGGACCGAAACCCGTTTTACTGGAACGGCGATCGCCCGTACCTCGATTCGATTCGATTGCGTCTCAACCTGCCGCGAGAAACGATGCTGTTCGCATTCCTGCATGGTGAGCTCGACATTTTGGATGGCCGAATATGCAGTGATGCCATTTTGCTTGCTCGAGAACCAGCTTGGGCTCCCTTTACCGAGCGAATGCCGCTTCCGGGAACGACGGCCGACGCGATGAACACGCGGCGAAAACCATTCGATGACAAGCGCGTGCGGCAAGCATTCAATTATGCCATCAGCAAGACGGATACCGAACGATTGTCGAATGGGCGAGCCATACCCGCCAATGGATACTTGCCCCCCACCGTTCCAGGTCACGATGCGAGCAGGCCCGTGTGGCCGCACGATCCCGCGAAAGCGCGGAAGTTGCTGACCGAAGCCGGGTACGCTCGCGGCCTCGAAGTGACGTTCACGACCCTGCGCGACGAAATGGCGCAAAAGATCGCCTTGTCGATGCAAGCCGACCTGGCCAAAGTCGGCGTGCGCATGAACATCGAAACGCTCACGTTCCCGGCCTACATCAATGCCGTGATGCAGGGTCACATGGAATTTGCGTTTTCCTCGTGGACGATGGACGTCCCCGATCCGTGGGACTTTCTCGAAGTGAAATTCCACAGCCGAATGATCGACGCAGGAACGAACGATTCACGGTACGCAAATCCCGAAGTCGATCGATTACTCGATGCTGCACGCACGGAGCGAAACGTCGAAAAGAGGCTCTCGATGTATCGCCAAGCGGAAAACATCATCGTGGATGATTGCCCGCACGTATGGCATTACTTTCTCGCATCGCTCGACGTGCGAAAACCACACGTGCGCGGGCCAATCCGACATCCTGCGCGGGATATTTTCTTACGCGATACCTACCTCGTCGGTGCGTGA
- a CDS encoding ferritin-like domain-containing protein, translating into MITLDLHREVRKNPLVIEGLDAIPDEERAVALSHWRSRMASEYASARVFAGLVPQLMRAGLAHGHIARVSAMVGQELDHGLLCARVVAALGADPQEASPELVDIPAHEDASPVEAVLRNVISVGCCSETVAVALVSTERAQATAPALKEVLERILSDEAKHSRFGWRLVAELAPRLDAKMRERLTAYLVAAFEHQIAFHGAFLRWPAQTDRAVAIGAADGPLNWSIFVDTMLEVVVPGLERHGLGARRAWDAATARVGTTN; encoded by the coding sequence ATGATCACGCTCGATTTGCATCGCGAAGTTCGCAAAAACCCGCTCGTGATCGAGGGGCTCGATGCCATCCCCGACGAAGAGCGAGCCGTGGCTCTGTCGCATTGGCGCTCGCGAATGGCGAGCGAATACGCTTCGGCGCGCGTATTTGCCGGACTCGTGCCGCAATTGATGCGCGCGGGGCTGGCGCACGGGCACATCGCGCGCGTATCGGCGATGGTGGGCCAGGAGCTCGATCATGGATTGCTTTGCGCGCGTGTCGTCGCTGCGCTCGGCGCCGATCCGCAAGAAGCGTCTCCCGAGCTCGTCGACATACCTGCGCACGAGGACGCATCGCCCGTCGAAGCGGTCTTGCGCAACGTGATCAGCGTGGGCTGTTGCAGTGAAACGGTCGCCGTGGCGCTCGTTTCGACCGAACGCGCACAAGCGACTGCGCCTGCATTGAAGGAGGTACTCGAGCGGATTCTGTCCGACGAGGCGAAACACTCGCGTTTTGGCTGGCGTCTCGTTGCGGAGCTCGCCCCGAGGCTCGATGCGAAAATGCGCGAGCGACTCACGGCGTATCTCGTGGCGGCTTTCGAGCACCAGATCGCATTTCACGGGGCGTTCTTGCGATGGCCCGCGCAGACGGATCGGGCCGTTGCCATCGGAGCGGCCGATGGCCCATTGAATTGGAGCATCTTCGTGGACACGATGCTGGAAGTGGTCGTGCCGGGCCTCGAGCGACATGGGCTGGGAGCTCGCCGCGCTTGGGACGCCGCGACGGCACGCGTCGGAACGACGAATTGA